The following are from one region of the Novosphingobium humi genome:
- a CDS encoding molybdopterin-dependent oxidoreductase, with the protein MISRPTLSRRGLIAGGGLLLSGCDRIVRQPTIEGWVEGAAGLHQPAQRLLLGRDALAREFREAEMSPTFRSNGNTEGDAAWAAHAADGFARWSLRVDGLVKRPLDLPLTALKAMTQRRQITRHDCVEGWSAIGQWQGPQLGQVLAMAGLMSTARFVVFHCADKTDDVPYYESIDLIDAFHPQTILAWAMNGRELPLEHGAPVRLRVERQLGYKQAKYVMRIELRDTLAGLYGGKGGYWEDVAGYQWYGGI; encoded by the coding sequence ATGATTTCGCGCCCCACACTATCGAGGAGGGGCCTGATCGCGGGCGGTGGCCTGCTGCTGTCGGGTTGCGACCGGATTGTGCGGCAGCCCACAATCGAAGGCTGGGTCGAGGGGGCCGCCGGGCTTCACCAGCCCGCGCAACGATTGCTGCTGGGCCGCGATGCCTTGGCGCGCGAATTCCGCGAAGCGGAGATGTCGCCCACCTTCCGCTCGAACGGCAATACCGAGGGCGATGCGGCATGGGCGGCCCATGCGGCGGATGGGTTTGCGCGCTGGTCGCTGCGCGTCGATGGGCTGGTCAAGCGCCCGCTCGACCTGCCGCTCACCGCGCTCAAGGCCATGACCCAGCGCCGCCAGATCACCCGCCACGACTGCGTCGAGGGCTGGTCCGCCATCGGCCAGTGGCAAGGCCCGCAACTGGGGCAGGTGCTGGCCATGGCGGGGCTGATGTCGACCGCGCGATTCGTGGTGTTCCACTGCGCCGACAAGACCGACGACGTCCCCTATTACGAGAGCATCGACCTGATCGATGCCTTCCACCCGCAGACGATTCTGGCATGGGCGATGAACGGGCGCGAATTGCCGCTGGAGCATGGCGCGCCGGTCCGTCTGCGCGTCGAGCGGCAGTTGGGCTATAAGCAGGCCAAATATGTGATGCGGATCGAACTGCGCGATACGCTCGCCGGGCTCTATGGCGGCAAGGGCGGCTATTGGGAGGATGTGGCCGGGTATCAGTGGTATGGGGGGATTTGA
- a CDS encoding cytochrome b/b6 domain-containing protein yields MDEDKDFTPFKGRILREDSHAPRAPVRRHRLSTRLWHWINVLVLLVMAMSGLMIFNAHPRLYWGAYGANDDPAWLEFGAWTDAAGVNHGGITLLGHTFDTTGVFGLSRGADGAELALAFPGWMTLPSTYDLALARSWHLAFAWGLALGLAAYLLWSLVNGHIRRDLHITAAEWSPRSIARDVVDHLRFRFHDGAYGVLQKFAYAGVLFGLLPLMIASGLALSPGMDAAAPWLLDVLGGRQSARSLHFLGLCGIVLFVVVHLAMVLASGPVDQLRGMITGWRREGGRP; encoded by the coding sequence ATGGATGAGGACAAGGACTTCACCCCCTTCAAGGGGCGCATCCTGCGCGAGGACAGCCATGCGCCGCGCGCGCCGGTGCGCCGCCACCGGCTTTCCACGCGTTTGTGGCACTGGATCAATGTCTTGGTGCTGTTGGTCATGGCAATGAGCGGGCTGATGATCTTCAACGCTCATCCGCGACTCTATTGGGGGGCCTATGGCGCCAATGATGATCCGGCATGGCTGGAATTCGGCGCATGGACCGATGCGGCAGGCGTGAACCATGGCGGGATCACGTTGCTGGGCCATACATTCGATACGACCGGCGTCTTTGGCCTTTCGCGCGGGGCCGATGGGGCCGAATTGGCGCTGGCCTTTCCGGGCTGGATGACTTTGCCCTCCACCTATGATCTGGCGCTGGCGCGAAGCTGGCATCTGGCTTTTGCATGGGGGCTGGCGCTGGGGCTGGCGGCCTATCTGCTGTGGTCGCTGGTCAATGGGCATATCCGGCGCGATCTGCACATCACGGCGGCGGAATGGTCGCCGCGCTCGATTGCGCGCGATGTGGTCGACCATCTGCGCTTCCGGTTCCATGACGGGGCCTATGGGGTGCTCCAGAAATTTGCCTATGCGGGCGTGCTGTTTGGGCTGCTGCCGCTGATGATCGCTTCGGGGCTGGCGCTCTCGCCGGGGATGGATGCGGCAGCGCCCTGGTTGCTTGATGTTCTGGGCGGGCGGCAATCGGCGCGTTCGCTGCATTTTCTGGGGCTTTGCGGCATCGTGCTGTTCGTGGTGGTGCATCTGGCGATGGTGCTGGCATCCGGGCCGGTCGATCAGTTGCGCGGCATGATCACGGGTTGGCGGCGCGAAGGAGGCAGGCCATGA
- a CDS encoding sugar transferase has translation MVAMPAQSIASTRSRAVKSEDRPVHGQAFFDYDDYSSEEDDDDSSEFSTGFDWFRILDIALSLIALTVFAPLLLVVGIAVKLTSEGPAIFRHRRIGRDGREFYCFKFRTMVCDADKRLAVLLRENPAARAEWERDHKLRNDPRITPIGAFLRKTSLDELPQIFNVLLGTMSWVGPRPIVAGEIIRYGRRFNAYCKVRPGITGLWQISGRNDTSYRRRVAMDVLYVRTRSPLLYSMIIFRTIPAVLRQHGSY, from the coding sequence ATGGTTGCAATGCCTGCGCAATCCATCGCTTCGACGCGTTCGCGTGCCGTCAAGTCCGAAGATCGCCCGGTCCATGGCCAGGCATTCTTCGACTATGATGACTATTCCTCGGAAGAGGACGATGACGATTCCAGCGAATTCTCGACAGGATTCGACTGGTTCCGCATTCTCGACATAGCCTTGTCACTGATCGCCCTGACGGTCTTTGCCCCGCTGCTGCTGGTGGTTGGCATCGCCGTCAAACTGACCAGCGAGGGACCGGCCATCTTTCGCCACCGCCGCATCGGCCGCGACGGACGGGAATTCTATTGCTTCAAATTTCGCACGATGGTCTGCGATGCCGATAAAAGGCTGGCGGTCCTGCTGCGCGAAAATCCGGCAGCGCGCGCGGAATGGGAACGCGATCACAAATTGCGAAATGATCCGCGCATCACGCCAATCGGCGCCTTTCTGCGCAAGACCAGTCTTGATGAACTGCCCCAGATCTTCAACGTCCTGTTGGGCACGATGAGCTGGGTCGGACCGCGCCCGATCGTGGCGGGCGAAATCATCCGCTATGGCCGCCGCTTCAACGCCTATTGCAAGGTCCGCCCCGGCATCACCGGCCTGTGGCAGATTTCGGGTCGCAATGACACGTCCTATCGCCGCCGCGTGGCCATGGATGTGCTCTATGTCCGCACGCGCAGTCCGCTGCTCTACAGCATGATCATTTTCCGCACCATTCCGGCGGTGCTGCGCCAGCATGGGTCCTATTGA
- a CDS encoding polysaccharide biosynthesis/export family protein yields MRSTPARRHHLGLGLALLSFPIGMTQGAAQTVPAPRISAANVAESASSVPGDYHFGPGDRLRITVYGETSLTGEYAVTSGGLISFPLIGDVEAGNRTRGEIQATIHDRLAAGYLHDPRVAVEVVDFRNFYVLGEVNKPGEYPYRPNLSLEQAVATAGGFTYRASHKNILVRHNNEDSYHPVQNDRSSQLMLQPGDTVKVGERFF; encoded by the coding sequence ATGCGCTCAACACCAGCCCGCCGGCACCACCTTGGCCTGGGTCTTGCCCTTCTGTCCTTTCCCATCGGGATGACGCAGGGCGCGGCACAAACCGTCCCCGCGCCGCGCATCAGCGCCGCCAATGTGGCGGAATCGGCCTCGTCTGTGCCGGGCGACTATCACTTTGGTCCCGGTGATCGGCTGCGCATCACCGTTTACGGCGAAACCTCGCTGACCGGGGAATATGCTGTGACCAGCGGCGGCCTGATCTCCTTCCCGCTGATCGGCGATGTGGAGGCGGGCAATCGCACCCGCGGCGAAATTCAGGCCACGATCCACGACCGACTGGCGGCGGGCTATCTGCACGATCCGCGCGTGGCGGTCGAAGTGGTCGATTTTCGCAACTTCTACGTTCTGGGCGAGGTGAACAAGCCCGGCGAATATCCCTACCGCCCCAATCTGTCGCTGGAACAGGCCGTGGCAACGGCCGGGGGCTTTACCTATCGGGCCAGCCACAAGAACATTCTGGTCCGCCACAACAATGAGGACAGCTATCACCCGGTGCAAAATGATCGCTCAAGCCAATTGATGCTGCAGCCGGGCGACACCGTGAAGGTGGGCGAACGCTTCTTCTGA
- a CDS encoding acyltransferase family protein: protein MTLSARRDDIDGLRCVAILSVLLFHFGFSFIPGGYTGVDVFFVISGYVITKSIHLDIARDQFSIGNFYFKRFRRITPAFVTTLLLTSAACYFLLLPDDLVDFGKSAAAASAFASNFYFWKTSGYFASAAQTKPLLHTWSLSVEEQFYIFSPLLIYALSRISARKALWALALIMLASLAVSIAAVFLAPTLGFFGLPSRAWELLIGVWLATFDPRSQPSRAARQALGLAGAALIAAGMLLLREDDPFPGWYALLPCVGTALCIAAGTNLRNTDEQSLVGRLLSWRPMVWIGWISYSVYLVHWPIAALFQYRMLRAPTPLEGAAMVGISIMLGTLSWRFVEQPTRHIDARHMRRVLVGGVGANLAGVALGLLPVMGQGFAWRYPEWRQQKIAGLEDWGGAQCFHQDPTTPIDWDARKCTRIHGDKGRILLWGDSFAAQYTPGILRDGLHINSDVLQYTFAGCPPLLTYHSLARTGCHRSNQRVPDLIRQQHIDTVVMAAKWTDVPQHTLHEMPATIDALRRAGVRVIVIGQSPEFAMDVQRIDYLSGQIAQKGKSEWLTSVDADFNAKMMKLAKGATFIDPMRAFCNGRFCRYKSGSTYYFVDYGHFSREGSLRAVEAYFSSVVRADGVRL from the coding sequence ATGACACTGTCGGCCAGGCGCGATGATATTGATGGCCTGCGTTGCGTAGCGATTCTGTCGGTTCTGCTGTTTCATTTCGGATTCAGCTTCATTCCCGGCGGCTATACCGGGGTCGATGTGTTCTTCGTGATTTCGGGCTATGTGATCACAAAGAGCATCCATCTCGATATTGCCCGCGATCAGTTCAGCATCGGCAATTTCTATTTCAAACGCTTTCGGCGCATCACGCCGGCCTTTGTGACCACGCTGCTGCTGACCAGTGCGGCGTGCTATTTCCTGCTGCTGCCCGATGATCTGGTCGATTTCGGCAAATCGGCCGCGGCGGCCAGCGCCTTTGCCTCGAATTTCTATTTCTGGAAAACTTCGGGCTATTTCGCCAGCGCCGCCCAGACCAAGCCCCTGCTGCACACTTGGTCGCTGTCGGTGGAGGAGCAGTTCTATATCTTCTCGCCGCTGCTGATTTACGCGCTCTCACGGATCTCGGCACGCAAGGCGCTGTGGGCCCTCGCGCTGATCATGCTGGCCAGTCTGGCCGTCAGCATCGCTGCGGTTTTTCTCGCGCCCACGCTGGGCTTTTTCGGCCTGCCCTCGCGCGCTTGGGAATTGCTGATCGGCGTCTGGCTGGCCACGTTCGATCCCCGTTCGCAGCCGTCGCGCGCCGCGCGTCAGGCATTGGGGCTGGCGGGGGCGGCGCTGATCGCGGCGGGCATGCTGCTGCTGCGTGAGGATGATCCGTTTCCGGGCTGGTATGCGTTGCTGCCTTGTGTAGGCACCGCGCTGTGCATTGCAGCGGGCACCAATCTGCGCAACACGGATGAACAAAGTCTGGTCGGGCGCCTGCTGTCATGGCGGCCGATGGTGTGGATCGGCTGGATTTCCTATTCGGTCTATCTGGTCCACTGGCCGATCGCGGCGCTGTTTCAATATCGGATGCTGCGCGCGCCTACGCCGTTGGAAGGGGCGGCCATGGTGGGGATAAGCATTATGCTGGGCACGCTGTCATGGCGCTTTGTCGAACAGCCCACCCGCCATATCGACGCCCGCCATATGCGCCGGGTGCTGGTCGGCGGCGTGGGGGCCAACCTTGCCGGGGTGGCGCTGGGCCTGTTGCCGGTGATGGGGCAGGGTTTCGCCTGGCGCTATCCCGAATGGCGCCAGCAGAAAATCGCCGGTCTGGAGGATTGGGGCGGCGCGCAATGCTTCCATCAGGACCCCACCACGCCCATCGATTGGGATGCGCGCAAATGCACCCGCATCCATGGCGACAAGGGGCGGATTCTGTTGTGGGGCGATTCCTTTGCCGCGCAATATACGCCGGGCATTCTGCGCGACGGGCTGCATATCAATTCCGACGTGCTGCAATATACTTTCGCCGGTTGCCCGCCGCTGCTGACCTATCATTCGCTGGCCCGCACAGGATGCCATCGGTCGAATCAGCGGGTGCCCGATCTGATCCGGCAACAGCATATCGACACCGTGGTGATGGCTGCGAAATGGACCGATGTGCCGCAGCACACGCTGCATGAAATGCCCGCAACCATTGACGCGCTGCGCCGCGCCGGTGTGCGCGTGATCGTCATCGGCCAATCGCCCGAATTCGCCATGGATGTACAGCGCATCGACTACCTCTCCGGCCAGATTGCCCAAAAGGGCAAGAGCGAATGGCTCACCTCCGTCGATGCCGATTTCAACGCAAAGATGATGAAGCTGGCCAAGGGGGCGACCTTCATCGACCCAATGCGCGCCTTCTGTAACGGCCGGTTTTGCCGGTATAAATCGGGATCGACCTATTATTTCGTCGATTACGGGCATTTCTCGCGCGAGGGCAGCCTGAGGGCGGTCGAAGCCTATTTCTCATCGGTGGTGCGCGCCGATGGTGTGCGCTTGTAA
- a CDS encoding glycosyltransferase family 2 protein: MAICTLRRPQIEDALRSLVHQTMPEQGRMRVCVIDNDQDDRRRAEIMAMGADRGLDLDYVHAPRFNISLARNAALDACATRWLAFMDDDEIALPDWLANLLARRHGHQAVFGIARAIYPETGVPRWIAGEDFHSNTMDRQDPPWKGYTCNVLIDMDFVQAHGLRFKEEMGQIGGEDTLFFRDMYKAGGQLAYAPGAIVEEPTPLSRMTLGWLIKRRFRSGQVHFIVLRQEGKTIKGSALAVAKAGLFLLLATLNLPRPSKAARHVLRAALHMGVFASALGFAPYREYSAPA, from the coding sequence GTGGCGATATGCACCCTGCGCCGCCCCCAGATCGAGGATGCGCTACGCTCCCTCGTCCATCAGACCATGCCCGAACAGGGGCGGATGCGCGTTTGCGTCATCGACAATGATCAGGATGATCGCCGCCGCGCAGAGATCATGGCCATGGGCGCCGATCGGGGGCTGGATCTGGACTATGTCCATGCGCCCAGGTTCAATATCTCGCTGGCGCGCAATGCCGCGCTTGATGCCTGCGCCACGCGGTGGCTGGCCTTTATGGACGATGATGAAATCGCCCTGCCCGACTGGCTGGCCAATCTGCTGGCCCGACGCCACGGTCATCAAGCGGTTTTCGGCATCGCGCGCGCCATCTATCCCGAAACCGGCGTTCCCCGCTGGATCGCGGGCGAGGATTTCCATTCCAATACGATGGATCGGCAGGACCCGCCGTGGAAGGGCTATACGTGCAATGTCCTGATCGACATGGATTTCGTGCAGGCCCACGGACTGCGCTTCAAGGAAGAGATGGGCCAGATCGGCGGCGAGGACACGCTGTTTTTCCGCGATATGTATAAGGCGGGCGGCCAGTTGGCCTATGCCCCCGGCGCGATTGTCGAGGAGCCGACCCCGCTGTCCCGCATGACCTTGGGCTGGCTGATCAAGCGGCGGTTCCGCAGCGGGCAGGTCCATTTCATCGTGCTGCGTCAGGAGGGAAAAACGATAAAGGGTTCCGCGCTGGCGGTGGCCAAGGCGGGGCTGTTCCTGCTGCTGGCCACGCTCAACCTGCCCCGCCCGTCCAAGGCCGCAAGGCATGTACTGCGCGCGGCGCTGCATATGGGGGTCTTCGCCTCGGCTCTGGGCTTTGCCCCCTATCGCGAATATTCGGCCCCGGCCTGA
- a CDS encoding oligosaccharide flippase family protein — protein MSGSAGYGKVHTAISAINAGLAVLAPLGMFVYFSHHLTPAEMGVMAFCLAWIEVLKALCPNGLYEALLVDRDADRSRDAAAGGVLMACALGAFGIYLGVVLFALPHMGAAAAGLGLAAMIVGGKLAFDTLAQHPTALLARRQAYGAMASRGLMSNVGGIIIGLGLSDRAGPVWGMVGYYLGQSMLNWVAVIAAGGGAAVSLRWRQAAPLMPVAWMSSQVRAIGTLNNFFDQVLIGAFLTPATLAMYNLGKRVDMAQIAASQAFVATLYQPRFAAHSGDGLSDDFRKALVMMTFLFGVPSAVLMLHANTVVSLVFGTQWLPAVPVVQAMAIGGYSRVIANVQGAYFSTHGHNRLLRNRTLISTAMTIALVALAHWIGMAEVAWAITAKNIAVCLWSAGLTRHLSSLRDFGMIVIGLPLVGLIGAMMVAVLGGALAHAYGWSGTVALWAVSGGVALLIAGVFHQLAVAEQWRKWIRLPVRA, from the coding sequence ATGTCTGGCTCGGCCGGTTATGGCAAAGTGCATACGGCAATTTCGGCGATCAACGCAGGGCTGGCGGTATTGGCCCCGCTGGGCATGTTCGTCTATTTCAGCCACCATCTGACCCCGGCGGAGATGGGCGTGATGGCGTTCTGCCTTGCGTGGATCGAGGTACTCAAGGCGCTGTGTCCCAACGGGCTTTACGAAGCGCTGCTGGTGGACCGCGATGCGGACCGGTCGCGCGATGCGGCTGCGGGCGGGGTGTTGATGGCCTGCGCGCTGGGGGCTTTCGGAATCTATCTTGGCGTGGTGCTTTTCGCGCTGCCCCACATGGGCGCGGCGGCGGCGGGGCTGGGGCTGGCCGCGATGATCGTGGGGGGCAAACTGGCCTTTGACACGCTGGCCCAGCATCCCACCGCGCTGCTGGCGCGGCGACAGGCCTATGGCGCGATGGCCTCGCGCGGGCTGATGAGCAATGTCGGCGGTATTATCATCGGTCTGGGCCTGTCGGACCGGGCGGGGCCGGTGTGGGGCATGGTCGGCTATTATCTGGGGCAATCCATGCTCAACTGGGTGGCGGTGATCGCCGCGGGGGGCGGGGCAGCGGTTTCGTTGCGCTGGCGTCAGGCCGCGCCGCTGATGCCGGTGGCATGGATGTCCAGCCAGGTGCGCGCGATCGGCACGCTCAACAATTTCTTTGACCAGGTGCTGATTGGTGCCTTTCTGACGCCTGCCACGCTGGCCATGTACAATCTGGGCAAGCGGGTCGATATGGCCCAGATTGCTGCCTCGCAGGCTTTTGTTGCCACGCTGTATCAACCGCGATTTGCCGCGCATAGCGGCGATGGGCTGAGCGATGATTTTCGCAAGGCGTTGGTCATGATGACTTTTCTGTTCGGCGTGCCCTCGGCGGTGCTGATGCTCCATGCGAATACCGTGGTGTCGCTGGTGTTTGGCACGCAATGGCTGCCGGCCGTGCCGGTGGTGCAGGCGATGGCGATCGGCGGCTATTCACGGGTGATCGCCAATGTGCAGGGGGCCTATTTCTCAACCCATGGCCATAACCGCCTGTTGCGCAACCGCACCCTGATCTCCACCGCCATGACCATCGCGCTGGTGGCGTTGGCCCATTGGATCGGTATGGCCGAGGTGGCATGGGCGATCACGGCCAAGAATATCGCGGTCTGCCTGTGGTCGGCGGGGTTGACGCGGCATCTGTCGTCTTTGCGCGATTTTGGCATGATCGTTATCGGCCTGCCGCTGGTCGGGCTGATCGGCGCGATGATGGTGGCGGTGCTGGGCGGGGCGCTGGCGCATGCCTATGGCTGGTCGGGGACGGTGGCGCTCTGGGCGGTGTCCGGAGGCGTGGCGCTGTTGATCGCCGGGGTGTTTCATCAACTGGCCGTGGCCGAGCAATGGCGGAAATGGATCCGCCTGCCCGTCCGCGCCTGA
- a CDS encoding glycoside hydrolase family 16 protein → MTGKTISSLRLWAAGAVAVAAGLVVQIGGGCAGASEQAPAPDTPAPAASLPYPVRLTFHDEFDGFSFFDERSQSGRWRTQFGYGGPAMVESRALANNGERQAYMDRDFHGVGAAPITVDPFRIANGALEITADRVSPAVKKAIWGQDYTSGMIATRFSFAQRYGYFEMRAAMPVGKGFWPAFWLLPMDKSWPPEIDIVEAIGGDHLFFTPHCPGEHSKPAGDMKLSNPGAFHTFGLLWTVDKLRWYVDGHPVAEAAACPAMRRPMYVLVNFAVGGKWPGNPDATTPFPARMKVDYIRVWQLPDEFARD, encoded by the coding sequence ATGACAGGCAAGACCATATCTTCCCTACGCCTCTGGGCCGCCGGGGCTGTGGCGGTTGCGGCGGGCCTTGTGGTGCAGATCGGCGGCGGATGCGCCGGGGCCAGCGAACAGGCTCCCGCCCCGGATACGCCCGCCCCCGCCGCCAGTCTGCCCTATCCCGTCCGCCTGACCTTTCACGACGAATTTGACGGCTTTTCCTTCTTTGACGAGCGCAGCCAGTCCGGCCGCTGGCGCACCCAATTCGGCTATGGCGGCCCCGCTATGGTCGAAAGCCGCGCTCTGGCCAACAATGGTGAGCGTCAGGCCTATATGGACCGCGACTTTCACGGCGTCGGCGCCGCACCGATCACCGTCGATCCGTTTCGCATCGCCAATGGCGCGCTGGAAATCACCGCCGATCGCGTCTCGCCCGCAGTGAAAAAGGCGATCTGGGGGCAGGATTACACCTCCGGAATGATCGCCACGCGCTTCAGCTTTGCCCAGCGCTATGGCTATTTCGAAATGCGCGCCGCCATGCCGGTGGGCAAAGGCTTCTGGCCCGCCTTCTGGCTGCTGCCCATGGACAAGAGCTGGCCGCCGGAAATCGACATTGTCGAGGCGATCGGGGGCGACCACCTGTTCTTTACCCCCCATTGCCCCGGCGAACACAGCAAACCGGCCGGGGACATGAAGCTGAGCAATCCCGGCGCGTTCCATACGTTCGGCCTGTTGTGGACGGTGGATAAATTGCGCTGGTATGTCGATGGGCATCCCGTGGCCGAGGCGGCGGCTTGCCCCGCGATGCGGCGACCGATGTATGTGCTGGTCAATTTCGCCGTGGGGGGCAAATGGCCCGGCAATCCCGATGCGACCACGCCGTTTCCCGCGCGCATGAAGGTCGATTACATCCGCGTCTGGCAATTGCCGGATGAATTTGCGCGCGATTGA
- a CDS encoding acyltransferase family protein → MPSLLHRLIHLPERARRVTGNQAYIPQLDGLRFFAIMPVLFWHASIRGYRSMLNLFGMPPMGEPTWLPHGEVGVDLFFVISGFVIARPFLAMIEQGRSLKVGRFYLRRLLRLQPPYLLVLVVCAASAAFGLAGGGHNPGREVHRMIDPWASFWASFFYVHVPVFGVPSLLDPPIWSLEIEVQFYLLSPLLIWLYARMTCREWRLAAGIWAVTVAMIAGAAIRAGMGVFAPWSFTLATHLDGFLLGVLLADMRQWRLRPRPGAGAWKDAGFLLGLFLLLASGLWELLGAFWPMLLRDALRLLACALIVDGALGGTRAGRLAGAPWIALIGSACYSIYLIHVPLMVIVWIALTRVMHIPALWIIPSAMALLPIISIAAGLVFYALVERPFMSADWPAKFMRAFAPRLNRSEFSS, encoded by the coding sequence ATGCCTAGCCTCCTCCATCGCCTGATCCATCTGCCCGAAAGGGCTCGCCGGGTTACCGGAAATCAGGCCTATATCCCCCAGCTCGACGGCCTGCGCTTCTTCGCGATCATGCCCGTGTTGTTCTGGCATGCCTCGATTCGCGGATATCGCAGCATGCTAAACCTTTTTGGGATGCCCCCCATGGGCGAGCCGACATGGCTGCCCCATGGCGAGGTGGGGGTCGATCTGTTTTTCGTTATCAGCGGCTTTGTCATCGCCCGCCCGTTTCTGGCGATGATCGAGCAGGGGCGCAGCCTTAAGGTCGGGCGCTTCTATCTGCGCCGGTTGCTGCGGCTGCAACCGCCCTATCTGCTTGTGCTGGTCGTCTGCGCGGCATCGGCGGCCTTCGGGCTGGCCGGCGGCGGGCATAATCCGGGCCGCGAAGTTCATCGGATGATCGACCCCTGGGCCAGTTTCTGGGCCAGCTTCTTTTATGTTCACGTGCCGGTTTTCGGGGTGCCCTCTCTGCTCGATCCGCCCATCTGGTCGCTGGAGATCGAGGTGCAGTTCTATCTGCTCAGCCCGCTGCTGATCTGGCTCTATGCGCGCATGACGTGCCGAGAATGGCGATTGGCGGCCGGGATCTGGGCCGTGACGGTGGCGATGATTGCGGGGGCCGCGATTCGCGCCGGGATGGGCGTTTTTGCTCCATGGTCCTTTACACTGGCCACCCATCTTGACGGGTTCCTGCTGGGGGTGCTGCTGGCCGATATGCGGCAATGGCGGCTGCGGCCCAGGCCGGGCGCCGGGGCATGGAAGGACGCGGGTTTTCTGCTCGGCCTTTTCCTGTTGCTGGCCAGCGGCTTGTGGGAATTGCTGGGGGCGTTCTGGCCGATGCTGCTGCGCGATGCGCTGCGGCTGCTGGCCTGCGCATTGATCGTTGACGGGGCGTTGGGCGGCACGCGGGCGGGCAGACTGGCGGGCGCTCCATGGATCGCCCTGATCGGCAGCGCCTGTTACTCGATCTATCTCATCCATGTGCCGCTGATGGTCATCGTCTGGATCGCGCTGACCCGTGTGATGCATATTCCCGCCCTCTGGATCATCCCTTCGGCGATGGCGCTGTTGCCTATCATTTCGATTGCGGCGGGGCTGGTCTTCTATGCGCTGGTCGAAAGGCCCTTCATGAGCGCCGACTGGCCCGCAAAATTCATGCGGGCCTTCGCCCCGCGCCTCAATCGGTCGGAATTTTCATCATGA
- a CDS encoding O-antigen ligase family protein, whose product MTLISQPSIMPGPVWGHAPPEAVPKGVGMTRETWISLITFALLLFLPQSHGTSPYLLILLYGGITLLNPGDAAKRMRGRWLLLAPGFFALLSVVWSAAPITSLRLSIELLFTIYISLWLAGSPRPGDVLAGLALAGMLYLLPALALGQAVAIGTTPGQEAFSGFNSGKNLFGDIAAIGILSMVGLHFQSWMKRPVITFLLLLVLACEVVAVVLSQSAGAMVAALGGCLVLVAVVVLGRVGPVVRAWLLILAGLAAGLALTVYFVAGDALIEAMMALFHKDPTMTGRVYLWTRSDEIIAGHSMLGVGYSAFWVPGNIDAEGLLTWSRIPSRSGFNFHNAIIENLVEVGYVGLSILAITVGLATVGLVRRGLRHGETAVACWLAILAYELSRIPIEALGPLPFYHTTVLVWVAMGMAWPTRQAEPEGQGRYA is encoded by the coding sequence ATGACCTTAATCAGCCAACCTTCGATCATGCCGGGTCCGGTCTGGGGCCATGCGCCGCCGGAGGCCGTTCCCAAGGGGGTGGGCATGACCCGCGAAACATGGATTTCGTTAATCACTTTCGCGCTGTTGCTGTTTCTTCCCCAATCCCACGGAACCTCGCCCTATCTGCTGATCCTGCTGTACGGGGGCATCACGCTGCTGAACCCTGGTGATGCGGCCAAGCGGATGCGGGGGCGCTGGCTGCTCTTGGCGCCGGGGTTCTTTGCCCTGCTCTCCGTCGTCTGGTCCGCGGCGCCGATCACTTCGCTGCGTCTCAGCATCGAACTGCTTTTCACGATCTATATCAGCCTGTGGCTGGCCGGATCGCCGCGCCCGGGTGATGTGCTGGCCGGGCTGGCGCTGGCCGGGATGCTCTATCTGCTGCCGGCTCTGGCGCTGGGTCAGGCTGTTGCCATCGGCACAACCCCCGGTCAGGAAGCTTTTTCCGGATTCAACTCGGGCAAGAACCTGTTCGGCGACATTGCCGCGATCGGCATCCTGTCAATGGTCGGGCTGCATTTTCAGAGCTGGATGAAGCGACCGGTCATCACGTTCCTGCTGTTGCTCGTGCTGGCATGCGAAGTGGTTGCGGTCGTGCTGTCGCAATCGGCCGGGGCGATGGTGGCGGCTCTTGGCGGCTGTTTGGTGCTGGTGGCGGTGGTGGTGCTGGGGCGGGTGGGGCCGGTGGTCCGCGCCTGGCTGCTGATTCTGGCGGGATTGGCGGCCGGGCTGGCGCTCACGGTCTATTTTGTGGCGGGCGATGCGCTGATCGAGGCGATGATGGCGCTGTTCCACAAAGACCCCACGATGACGGGGCGTGTCTATTTGTGGACCCGTTCGGACGAAATCATTGCGGGCCATTCCATGCTGGGCGTGGGCTACAGCGCCTTTTGGGTGCCGGGAAATATCGACGCCGAAGGCTTGCTGACATGGTCGCGCATCCCCAGCCGCAGCGGCTTCAACTTTCACAATGCCATTATCGAGAATCTGGTCGAGGTCGGCTATGTCGGTCTGAGTATTCTGGCCATCACGGTGGGGCTGGCCACGGTGGGGCTGGTGCGGCGCGGGTTGCGGCATGGTGAAACGGCCGTGGCCTGCTGGCTGGCGATTCTGGCCTATGAACTGTCGCGCATTCCGATCGAGGCGCTGGGGCCCTTGCCCTTCTATCACACCACAGTGCTGGTCTGGGTGGCGATGGGCATGGCATGGCCGACCCGTCAGGCAGAGCCGGAGGGGCAGGGGCGTTATGCCTAG